In Agrobacterium tumefaciens, a single genomic region encodes these proteins:
- a CDS encoding MFS transporter, with translation MTTRVIDGDNVEATSISPALTFLLATACGLIAANLYYGQPLAGIIGAELGLSAGATGLIVTLTQIGYGIGLLFVVPLGDLIENRKLVVTSVSMAVLSLTAAAFAPHAAPFLIAAFLVGVSSVAVQVIVPYAAHMAPHAIRGRVVGNVMSGLMAGIMLARPVSSLLSEVVSWRGVFLTSAAVMALLAVVLFRLLPVRMPEARLSYGALMASMGRLALHTPILRRRAIYHAFLFAAFSLFWTTTPLYLSGPHFNLSQGEIALFALAGAAGTVAAPIAGRMADRGWTRAATFFALVSVALSFAVTHLAPEGSHLALAILVVAAIVLDFGVTTNLVLGQRAIFTLGAEFRSRLNGIYMATFFMGGAIGSAVGGWAYAVGEWQAASWIGFALPVAALLYFFTEKR, from the coding sequence ATGACGACGCGTGTAATTGATGGGGATAATGTCGAGGCGACATCCATTTCCCCGGCTCTGACCTTTCTGCTGGCGACAGCCTGCGGGCTGATTGCGGCCAATCTTTATTATGGCCAGCCGCTTGCCGGCATCATCGGGGCGGAGCTTGGTCTTTCCGCAGGCGCTACCGGCCTGATCGTGACGCTGACTCAGATCGGTTATGGTATCGGCCTGCTGTTTGTCGTGCCGCTCGGTGATCTCATCGAAAACCGCAAGCTGGTGGTCACTTCGGTCTCGATGGCTGTGTTGTCGCTGACCGCCGCGGCGTTTGCGCCGCATGCGGCGCCGTTCCTGATTGCCGCCTTTCTGGTCGGCGTCAGTTCCGTGGCGGTGCAGGTCATCGTTCCCTATGCCGCCCATATGGCGCCGCACGCCATTCGCGGGCGCGTGGTCGGCAACGTCATGAGCGGGCTGATGGCCGGCATCATGCTGGCGCGGCCGGTGTCCAGCCTGCTGTCGGAAGTGGTTTCCTGGCGCGGCGTCTTTCTGACGTCGGCGGCCGTCATGGCGCTTCTTGCCGTGGTGCTTTTCCGGCTTCTGCCCGTCCGTATGCCCGAGGCGCGGCTGAGCTATGGCGCGTTGATGGCCTCGATGGGCAGGCTTGCCCTCCACACGCCGATCCTGCGGCGGCGGGCGATCTACCACGCTTTCCTCTTTGCCGCCTTCAGCCTGTTCTGGACGACGACGCCGCTTTATCTCAGCGGGCCGCATTTCAATCTCAGCCAGGGTGAGATCGCGCTCTTCGCGCTGGCGGGCGCAGCCGGCACCGTGGCTGCGCCGATTGCCGGGCGGATGGCCGATCGTGGCTGGACGCGTGCGGCCACTTTCTTTGCACTGGTGTCGGTGGCGCTTTCTTTCGCCGTCACGCATCTTGCGCCGGAAGGCTCACATCTGGCGCTCGCCATTCTGGTGGTCGCGGCAATCGTTCTGGATTTCGGCGTCACCACCAATCTGGTGCTTGGCCAGAGGGCGATCTTCACGCTCGGGGCGGAATTCCGCAGCCGCTTGAATGGAATCTACATGGCGACGTTTTTCATGGGCGGAGCGATCGGTTCCGCCGTGGGTGGCTGGGCCTATGCGGTCGGTGAATGGCAAGCCGCCTCGTGGATCGGTTTCGCCCTGCCGGTAGCGGCGCTGCTCTATTTCTTCACGGAAAAACGCTGA
- a CDS encoding L,D-transpeptidase family protein — MKHFLNAALGLTVALAAVFAPLQAGAQQRYGDQQQTMLVTPDGRVLDFMPERGDIVISRDTMGRTVFYDRYGNLLATEMPSGYQQRQQARQQQDTTYYPPAPGGQYREPQRDYGYQDNGSVRDYREYRGDGSDDNVYTGSVPAPGAVESGPLGQPMPGESTTAAVPQPEHLIERHTPVTTPVNRSRQEIVALQTFLDREGISPGVIDGKMGDNVNKAIAAWQDMTGEKLDPNNSDDILERLRASGGMPIVEYTITAADAAGPYVAAIPDDYAAKSQLPALSFTSTSEALAEKFHMDENYLKELNPGIDFSVPGTIIKVVNPGEAKKGQVARIVAHKGIKQVFAYGQDGNLIAAYPATIGSTDTPSPSGTHTVERIALNPGYTYNPKINFKQGQNDKILQIPPGPNGPVGTVWIALSKPTYGIHGTPEPSKIGKTNSHGCIRLTNWDATELAKMVRPGVVVEFAE; from the coding sequence GTGAAACATTTTCTTAACGCAGCTCTGGGTCTGACAGTCGCGCTGGCGGCGGTTTTCGCCCCGCTACAGGCGGGCGCGCAGCAGCGTTATGGCGACCAACAGCAGACCATGCTGGTCACTCCTGATGGTCGTGTTCTCGACTTCATGCCCGAGCGTGGCGATATCGTCATCAGCCGTGACACGATGGGCCGCACGGTATTTTACGACCGCTACGGCAATCTGCTGGCCACAGAAATGCCCTCCGGCTATCAGCAGCGGCAGCAGGCACGTCAGCAGCAAGACACCACCTATTATCCGCCCGCCCCCGGCGGCCAGTACCGCGAACCGCAGCGCGACTATGGCTATCAGGACAATGGCAGCGTGCGCGACTACCGCGAATATCGCGGCGATGGTTCCGACGATAATGTCTATACCGGCTCCGTTCCCGCCCCCGGCGCCGTCGAAAGCGGGCCACTTGGCCAGCCGATGCCGGGCGAAAGCACCACGGCCGCCGTTCCGCAGCCGGAGCACCTGATCGAGCGCCACACGCCGGTGACGACGCCGGTCAACCGCTCGCGCCAGGAGATCGTCGCGCTCCAGACCTTCCTCGATCGAGAAGGCATCTCGCCCGGCGTCATCGACGGCAAGATGGGCGACAATGTCAATAAGGCTATTGCCGCTTGGCAGGACATGACTGGCGAAAAGCTCGATCCGAACAATTCCGATGATATTCTGGAGCGTCTGCGCGCTTCCGGCGGCATGCCGATCGTGGAGTATACGATCACCGCCGCCGATGCTGCCGGCCCCTATGTCGCCGCCATCCCCGACGATTATGCCGCGAAATCGCAGCTGCCAGCGCTCTCCTTCACGTCCACCTCGGAAGCACTGGCGGAAAAGTTCCATATGGATGAGAACTATCTGAAGGAACTGAACCCGGGCATCGACTTTTCCGTGCCCGGCACGATCATCAAGGTCGTCAATCCCGGCGAAGCTAAAAAGGGCCAAGTCGCCCGCATCGTTGCCCATAAGGGCATCAAACAGGTCTTTGCTTATGGCCAGGACGGCAATCTGATCGCCGCTTATCCCGCCACCATCGGCTCCACGGATACGCCCTCGCCGAGCGGCACGCATACGGTGGAGCGCATCGCACTCAATCCCGGCTATACCTATAATCCGAAGATCAACTTCAAGCAGGGCCAGAACGACAAGATTCTGCAAATCCCGCCGGGTCCGAACGGCCCGGTCGGTACGGTCTGGATCGCCCTATCGAAGCCGACCTACGGCATTCACGGCACGCCGGAGCCATCCAAGATCGGCAAGACCAACAGCCACGGCTGTATCCGCCTGACCAACTGGGACGCGACGGAATTGGCAAAAATGGTCCGCCCCGGCGTCGTGGTCGAATTCGCGGAATAA
- a CDS encoding aldose 1-epimerase family protein, with protein sequence MRSFQAGRSPRIFLDETSVFDIGSCVVDGIDIAPGRAIPDDGDARIDHSLEGFLFTCGPDHIRHPEPIDGDSEGRRYPLHGSFSSHPATIIAFDVHETNALARVEVPVKLAEGGAALLERTWRIDGESGEVSLDDRVVNMSGRPIPVFLMYHMNIGARLFDDAVRLEGAMLDGGGHGWRFGEEPGNVFCVSAGKSEWAELKLGPIAAIGGKTLTVGFRTETLPYLQMWRNQQDPANVLGIEPVSHRWVGRRELEAAGEFNILQPGESRSFGLRFSIL encoded by the coding sequence TTGCGTTCGTTTCAGGCCGGCAGATCGCCACGCATTTTCCTCGACGAAACCTCCGTTTTCGATATCGGTTCCTGCGTCGTTGACGGCATCGATATCGCCCCCGGCCGCGCCATTCCCGATGATGGCGATGCGCGTATCGATCATTCGCTGGAGGGCTTTCTCTTCACTTGCGGCCCTGATCATATCCGCCATCCCGAGCCGATCGACGGTGACAGCGAGGGGCGCCGATATCCCTTGCATGGCTCCTTCTCCTCGCATCCCGCGACCATCATCGCTTTCGACGTTCATGAGACCAATGCGCTGGCGCGCGTCGAGGTTCCCGTGAAGCTTGCCGAAGGTGGTGCAGCACTTCTGGAGCGGACATGGCGTATCGATGGTGAGAGCGGCGAAGTCAGTCTCGATGACAGGGTCGTCAATATGTCGGGGCGGCCGATCCCGGTGTTCCTGATGTATCATATGAATATCGGTGCGCGCCTGTTTGACGATGCCGTGCGGTTGGAAGGTGCGATGCTGGATGGTGGCGGCCATGGCTGGCGGTTTGGCGAGGAGCCGGGCAATGTCTTCTGCGTCTCAGCCGGCAAAAGCGAGTGGGCAGAATTGAAGCTTGGCCCGATTGCGGCGATCGGCGGGAAAACGCTGACCGTCGGCTTTCGCACCGAGACCTTGCCCTATCTGCAGATGTGGCGGAACCAGCAGGACCCGGCCAATGTGCTTGGTATCGAGCCGGTTTCGCATCGCTGGGTGGGGCGCAGGGAGCTTGAGGCGGCCGGCGAGTTCAATATTCTCCAGCCGGGCGAAAGCCGTTCGTTCGGCCTGCGCTTTTCCATCCTCTGA
- a CDS encoding RidA family protein, whose translation MTIKRIEPGKRMSGAVVHGNTVYLAGQVGEGTGVTEQSKSALAEVDRLLAAAGSDKSKILQTIIYLSDMSTFGEMNAVWEGWIDPANPPARATSEAALATPDYKVEFIVTAAL comes from the coding sequence ATGACCATCAAGCGTATCGAGCCGGGCAAGCGCATGAGCGGCGCCGTCGTTCACGGCAACACCGTTTACCTCGCCGGCCAGGTTGGTGAAGGCACTGGTGTGACCGAACAGAGCAAGTCGGCTCTCGCTGAAGTCGACCGCCTGCTGGCCGCTGCCGGTTCCGACAAGTCGAAGATCCTGCAGACCATCATCTATCTCTCCGACATGTCCACCTTCGGCGAAATGAACGCCGTCTGGGAAGGCTGGATCGACCCGGCAAACCCGCCGGCCCGCGCCACCAGCGAAGCAGCACTGGCAACGCCGGACTACAAGGTTGAATTCATCGTCACCGCTGCTCTCTGA
- a CDS encoding TIGR01244 family sulfur transferase, with translation MDIRRIDDEYSVTGQISVADLDEVKALGFKSIVCHRPDGEEDGQPLFADIAERAEQLGLTIMHVPVGRYGVDADAVTGMVDALDELQRPMLGYCRSGARSTAIYEKTHHLRG, from the coding sequence ATGGATATCAGGCGCATAGACGACGAATATTCGGTAACAGGACAGATCAGCGTCGCCGATCTCGACGAGGTCAAGGCACTCGGCTTCAAGTCGATCGTCTGCCACCGCCCTGACGGCGAAGAAGACGGCCAGCCGCTTTTCGCCGATATCGCCGAGCGTGCGGAACAGCTCGGGCTCACCATCATGCATGTGCCGGTCGGCCGCTACGGCGTCGACGCCGATGCCGTTACCGGCATGGTGGATGCACTCGATGAGTTGCAGCGCCCGATGCTCGGTTATTGCCGTTCCGGCGCTCGCTCCACGGCGATCTACGAAAAGACCCATCACCTGCGCGGCTGA
- a CDS encoding TetR/AcrR family transcriptional regulator, whose product MIVPYIPLMTNTTQTRSQEQRHRGRPREFDLDRALDRAIRVFSRRGYHATSVGDLTDAMELAQGSLYKAFKDKKAIFIATMERYRIVQTERFEAAVAGGETGYERLRAGLMFYAERSHGGVGSDGCLVVGAVADLAALDDDIAVVVERAVKARERIVAHIITQGQKDGSVHSKADPDDLARAMLCMMYGMRVVGKTGRSLKDMVAVVDIAMKLAA is encoded by the coding sequence ATGATCGTTCCCTATATTCCGCTCATGACCAATACGACCCAAACCCGCTCCCAGGAACAGCGCCATCGCGGCCGGCCGCGCGAGTTCGATCTCGACCGCGCGCTCGACCGCGCGATCCGTGTCTTTTCCAGGCGCGGTTATCACGCCACCTCGGTCGGTGATCTCACTGATGCGATGGAGCTGGCGCAGGGCAGTCTCTACAAGGCATTCAAGGACAAGAAAGCCATCTTTATCGCCACGATGGAGCGCTACAGGATCGTGCAGACCGAGCGTTTCGAGGCGGCGGTGGCCGGTGGCGAGACCGGTTATGAGCGTCTGAGAGCGGGTCTCATGTTTTATGCCGAACGATCCCATGGCGGTGTGGGCTCGGACGGGTGTCTGGTGGTTGGTGCCGTTGCCGATCTGGCTGCCTTGGACGACGATATTGCCGTTGTGGTCGAGCGGGCGGTGAAGGCGAGGGAACGGATCGTCGCCCATATCATCACCCAAGGGCAGAAGGATGGTTCAGTGCATTCGAAGGCCGACCCGGATGATCTCGCCCGGGCGATGCTGTGCATGATGTACGGCATGCGCGTAGTGGGAAAAACCGGGCGCAGCCTCAAGGACATGGTGGCCGTGGTGGATATCGCCATGAAGCTTGCCGCGTGA